A region of the Pseudomonas silesiensis genome:
GCTGTTGACCACCATCTCCTGAACCAGCTCGGCAAAAATATCCATGGCCGGGCTACTGAAATAGGCCGTCATGGCCTGCTGATTAACCCAGAAACCGGACACCAGCCACAACTCGGGATCGCATTGCGAATGCTGCAAGGCAAAGCTCAGGCACCCCGGTGCGCTGCGTGATGGCTCGATCAAGGCACTCAGGCGCGCACCGAGTTCTGCCGAACGACCGGCGCGGGCGCGGACAAAGGCCATATGACTGACGGGGATCTGCGTAGACATGTTCAACCCTCCCAGGTAGTCGACCGCAGCCGTGGGACGGGCTGCGACAGGATCCAAGGTTAAGCGCCCGGGCGCCGCCCCGTTAGTCGATTCCTGCCGGCTTGTTGCACAATCCTGCGCGGCTGCATCCGGCACCTGTAACAACGTGTAAAACACGTCACAGGGCTGTCATACGACTTTCAAGCAAGTTTTACAGGCATTGAACGGACATGGCAGCGCACCCTCTCCAGCCCGTGCAGAATCAGGCAAGCTTTTCGCAGGATGTGTCTACCGCAGTGTCTTGCACAAACTTAAGCTTTGCTCA
Encoded here:
- a CDS encoding antibiotic biosynthesis monooxygenase family protein, translating into MSTQIPVSHMAFVRARAGRSAELGARLSALIEPSRSAPGCLSFALQHSQCDPELWLVSGFWVNQQAMTAYFSSPAMDIFAELVQEMVVNSLDFHTFKDVSVGQALSHPQAPVHKLAG